Below is a window of Sylvia atricapilla isolate bSylAtr1 chromosome 2, bSylAtr1.pri, whole genome shotgun sequence DNA.
CCAAGCCAGAGTCTCTTCTGTCTCTACTGCAACCAGTGAAACAAATGATGAGCTTACATCCACATCAATAAAATCTATTCAGCACTTCCCGAGAACCATAAGTAATCAGAGAAACACTATTAGCCTGCTAAATATTTAGTGTCACTTGGCTTTCAGTAAAAAGGAATTGTTTCTAATAGCTAGTTAAATTGGGTCAGATATGCCAGACCTTCCCGAGATCataggagagaaaaatgagacaATTAGAGCAGGGATGCTTTCTTGTGATATTACCTACTGAATCTTCAGACAATGAAATTACACTCCAGGCAAATGAAATTAGCTCCAAACACTAGAGCCTCCCCATAGGAATTTTCTAACTTGGAGTGCCAGGAGTGCCCTGTCCAGAAGGGCACAAGAGCCACAGAAAGCACCACACTGCTTGCTAAATGCTTCTCACCTACTTCATGTCCAAGCACTGGCTGAATAtgtgcctgtgctctgccaaCCTTACAAGGCCAGGGTATTTAATCCCTGCATGAGATGACTCAGTCAATGCCACCCAGAAAGGTCTGCCAGGCAGTCAGATCAGGCTGATCTGAAGGGCCAGAATATCTCATCAGCAACTCTTTTTTCTTGTGTAATCATCTCTTACAGAGAAAACGAAAATTACCTGGAATCAGTGCTATCAGGCCCCTTGCACTAAGGATATGAAAAACATATACCCAAGGCTGGGTCACTTGCAGTGAGAGGTGCAGATGACAGTATCTTCAGCACAAATCTAGCCACAATTAGCTGTTCACATAAAGAGGTGCCATTTCATCTTTGCATATCCTAATAATAAATtcaattctgttttctgttgcCTGCTGTGTGCATGGTATCTTCATCCATAGCTTCCAGCTCTCGTGCTGGAAGGGAGAGGGAGCTCATTCCCACTCAGGTTCTCTGGCAGGACTGTCCTCACTTACTTTGCTGCTCCCTCCAAGGAAACTCCTCCACACCTCTGGGCCTCTTCCAATTCCCACACTTTCACCCTCACCACAAGCAGCAGTaaggcagggtgggcagcaggttCATACAGTAACACAGAAGCCCCattggttttcttcctttcctttccaacAGACCCTAATGCTGCATCCACTTTTATCTCAACTAGTGCCATCTCTCCAGCTCCATGCTCAGCTGATACAGGCTGTGATGACAACTCTTCCCCGTGAAGGGTCACTGCCAGCTCAGAACCATCTCATCCCCATGTGTCTGGCCCTACTTCCCAACACAGACTGCCACCTGTGCCAGAGTGACACTTGTGCCTGAGCTGCCAGAACTGAGGCAGGAAAGTCATGGGGAGAACACAGCATTGTCAGAACTGTTATCATTCTTTTCAATATGCAGGGACAAGTGCTCAGTTGGTGACTACCAACTCAATTTGGGGCACACCTAGTGAATTCACAGACAACACAACTGCACAGTGCATGACCCAGAACACCAAGCATCAAACAAGAGAAAGCATAAACAACAAGATGCCAAGACTTCATTTCATCTTAACAAATGGCTTTTCAGCCTCACACTATTACCATACTAAATCAGTTTTACCTCAAGCTTGACTTCTTTGTCATTATCTGTATCACACACAGTAACCACCAAAACTGAATCAGCATGTTTATTCAAACACAAGTTACATAGAACCCTTCAAGAAATACATTGCAACAAAGCCTTCCATTTAGCcaaaatatcagattttttcATTGAGCTTGTCTACAAGACATACTTTGCCAAAACAGCATAATCAGACTAATTAAATGATTACAACAGAACTGCATGTGATGAAAAAACAGTTTAAGAGCAAAGACCATACAGAGAACATATTACTGGATTACAGTCCAGCATGGATCATTCAGAAAGTGATAAGAGGAATTTTTATCCAACAGAACACGAGTATACAGCATCATTAGTATACATTTTccattaataattattaaaaaatagaaaaactgtTAACTTCAAATATTACTTTGCTAGCCACTATACCTATAAGGTAAAACCATAAATGGACTAACTCTGCTTAGGAGGTGGAAAACATTAAGTCTCTAGAATTAACTAGAGCCCAATTCAGCATGTTACTTATGCATGTGCTTAAGCCCCACCAACACTAGTAAGGCTTACACATGTTGAAGTATTATAATGAACATTGAGAGATTTCAGCATGCATCGACAATGAAGTGCATGCCAAACTTGCACTGAATCTGGATCATATCCTTTGAAGTACAAGTTACATACATACTAAAAAAATCATGATCCTCCTCTCTCATCTATTGTTCTATCGCTAGAAAAACCCCTACTGGGTATGAGAAAAACTGACACAGTTCCCTGAAGAAGCACAACTTGTCATGTTTTATTAACAACTCCAAAAGTATGCACAAATAAGTGCCCAAGGACAATCTATCCTAACCCTTCTTTCCATCCTCAGCCTTTCAGAACAACAGAATGTACCCGATTTGCACCAGTATAGTATTAAAACTCTGCATGCAATTTGCAAGTTCAAGTTCAGGGAACTCGTTTCTTCAGATCCTTCCCCAAGTGATCAATAGATTCTTAGAACTATACAGCTGTACAATAAAGTCAGTGACTATATACAATCCTGCACAAGATACTGGAACAAAGCCACAAAGttacataaataaatgttcaacttcaaaaatatttaacttctcTTGCATTTAAGTGTTActaaaaacacagcaacaacCTTTGCAATTTTGACCTGTATCAGCcctttctaaaattaaaaaaaaaaaaaatcccaaagaattGCCCTTGTCTAGAAGTTATCTCTATGgctgtttaaataaaatcagtctCACCATAACtatgaaatacaggaaatacaGGTAGCCAGGAAAACGTTCCACATACTTGGGAATGAAGCATTCCCTTTTGGTTGGAGGAATTTgattgtttggtttggggtttttttttccacttttacaTAACCCACTATATAATAGTgaacaaaatacttttgtttcatAGAAACAACTAACATTTGCCCACACCAGGCAAATGGTCTATTTACAGATTCATTAGGACTGCCTGACTGACAGTGAGTGTAAGTTGCTGAACTCCAAGAAACATGGAGCCTAAAACGGCGACACTCTCTGCTGAATCGCCTTCCCTTTGAGGATACGTCTGATCTGGAGaagaaagacagacaaaaaCATCAGTATTCTTAGACCTGAAGCGAGTCACAGTCTGAAGAACCCCCACCCTAGATTCAGGTTTGCATTCATTTATCCCACTCTACGTCCCGAGTTAGTTACACCAGAAATGATCCCACTTTACAGCATTTGAAACAACAAAAGGCAACAGCAAGCAACTCAGCTGTGCTTAAGTTACTAGTCTTAGGTCAAGAGTCCATTTTTTCATCAAGtaggaaaaagggattttttcaTCTGTTACTAAGACCTAAGAACTGTCACTTCTAATTCTGACAAGAACAATAAAGGCATGAATTCAGGCCATACTGAGACGAGCAAGAGGAGGAGTATTGCCTCCAGTATGTTGCAGGGTTACAGAGACAAAGCCTATCTTGACAGGTAAAAGGTTTAGAGAcggaaaaaaaataaaagctgcacGTGAAACCTAAAATTTCAAGTCTGTACGTTCTGCCTGATCTTGACACTGAAGCTAAAGATCTAAAGAATAAAATGCTACTTGCTAAATCTTTGCCTTGAAAAATCGCAACCCCAAAGAGACTTCTGGCGTGGAGTACAGCTTTTGTGCGGACAGGGACAGACGGGAGCAGAGGGATTCTGTCAGGGGATTCTTTACCTGTTCCCCCACAGGGCCATCAGGAACCAGGTGAACAGGCTGCTCGTTCTCCAGGTTCCTGGCGCTGGGATCGGCGCCCTTGCGCATGAGCAGGCGCACGGCGTCCAGCTGGCTCACGCGGTACTGCAGGCTGGCGGCCACGTGCAGCGCCGTGTTGCCGTTGTAAGCCTGGGGAAGAGCACAAACACACTCCATGAAGGAAAAGTGGGGGCACAAGCCTCTCTTTTCTCTAGCTGCACCATGAAAGATATCACCGTACCTTGGCATTAACAAAAGAGAGGCAGTTGGGCAGCTCCAAAAAGAGACGAATGAGCTCCAGGTTCGCCTCTTCTGCTGCCAAGTGTAGAGCGGAGCGACCACTCTTGCGATCCtatcaaaaaaagaaactgtttaGTCTTCCCTGCAGGTGCTTCACCTACCCAGGGGGAGCATGCAgacaaatgaaaatagaaaGCAAAGTAACTGCACGTGCTGAGCAAACATACTTGCACTACAATTCATCAAAAGTGaatctgaataaaaatattttagtatcaACATCTAATGAACAATGGAACCTGATCTCATCTGCAGGTAAGCTTACATAATGTAATATTTGATATTTTGGTTAAGTAATGGTCTGGCACGGCACAGATAagcagtttttaattaaaattgcagCTCAAGAGCAAGGTGTCATCAGCACCCTACTACTGTGGGTACCTCAGAGTGCTCCAAACATATTCTTACTTTTACAGCACCACTCACTGCAGCCAGCGTAGCATCATTCTTAGTCTAGAGATTAGACTGCCACCTCCCTCTTTCCACAGGGTTCGTTTGCATTGATAATACCTTGCTCTGAATAAATGCAAGGTAATTTACCCATCTGGGTAAATTAAGCTTTCAAATTAGTCTACTTCCTTTGTAATAAATGTAGCATGGGAAAAAGGGACATATCCTGTTTCCACATTCTCTCTGCATCTGGCGCTTCAGACTAAGGCATTTTACTTACTTTCGCTTCCACAGAGGCTCCCATTTGTATTAGGATCTTGATGGTTTCTACCAGGCTCTTGTTCCTCAGCAGAAGCTCCTGGACCTCAGGGGAGTGGGGTGGCTGACAGTTCTGCAGCTCATGCAGCACAGCATTGTGGGCCAGAACTGCACAGTGCAACGCTGTCAAACCTGaacatcaaaaaataaaaaaaaattgacataaATGAACAAATGCAATACAGAAGTATTGACTGGCTGCTTGTTTCAGACGTTGGATAAAGGAGCTTTTACCCCCATTAAGCCCAGGGATGGCTCCATATTTGTAGGTGACAGTGACTGGTTCCAAGCAGCTTCAGATCTGGACCACCAACGTAAGAGTGAAGTAGCACCTTACTGTGAGCTCCCAGCCAGCAGATGATAAAAGAATCAATATCTAACATATTTCTGTACAAACTGTACATTAGAAAGAGCTGTTTTATGGAAAAGGAGTCCAAATAGAACAGCTTTCTACTGCCAGATTCTGGCTTCTGTATCCACTGACACAATGCTGGCACTCCAATGTTTTAAACAATGGCAAATTATAACCTACACTCTCCAtgccaaacacagcagcaacatGTAAGAGGAAAGAGGTCCTGATAGACACAGACTAACCACGTTTTAATCTGACAGATATGTCAATTGTAACCTGCAAATTTCcatctgaaaaatattattgtattttatagCATTCCCATCAGTAGCTATAAAACTTGTATTATCCAGTAACTCTGTAAATTATAAACTCTTAACTACTCACCATCATAGTTTGTTGCCTCAAGGTCCACATACTGATTGCTTCCCATGGCTCCCTTTTGGATTGCCTGTGAAAGTGGGAACAGGTACACATTTAGGTCTTATCCAAACCGCATACTGCTTCAAATTTGTTTACTGTCTTACTGTAATAAAGTTGCAATAAATAACAgcatccctgcaagtgttcaaggccaggctgaatgggcctctaagcaacctggtctactgAAAGAtgtccctgagcacagcagaggggttggaactagaaAATctttgaagtcccttccaacccaaagtaTTCGATGATCCTATGATTAAGAGGAGACTTACTGCTTCGGTTTGGTAAACTAGAGGATTCCCCCAAAATTACTCAAAAACGCTGATGAGAACCTTAACGAGAGATTCAGTGCCACTTTAAGCTCTATGTGTAGACAGTCTCACATGGCTACCCAGAGAGCAAGACAAAGGAAGGAGTGGTGTTTCCAGAGTTTCCCAACACAGCTAAGGCCAAGGGTAAGAGTCAAGGGccggggcagagctgtgcctgcctgcCTCTTACCTGGAGCACCTGGGCATGCCCCTTCTCAGCACAGACATGCAGCGGCGTCCTGCCCCAGCAGTCTGTGGTGTTCACTTGGGCCCCCAAGCTAACCAAGTCCTGCACAATGAGATGCTGATTGGCAGCCACAGCAACCTGGAAAGCACTCTGcaaacagcaagaagaaaatttaagcTATTAGTCACCTGATCTCTAATAGGAAAGAGCaactaaaacaaataaaaaccctaGCCACCTGGTATTATTTAAGCAGTGATTATGAATACTAGGAAGCCAGGACAAATAAAGCAGAGCACATAGTTTTACCAGCTCAAGGTGATCCCAAGAAGTATTAATAGCTCAAGGTTAATATTAGTATGCAGGCTAAATCTTGGGGTTAATATTAAATAAGCATTTCACCACATCTTTCCCAAGGTTCAGACATGCAGAAGTACTCAGGTGCACAAAGCAGGTGCAATGACTTTTTTCAGAACCTCACCTGGCCATTGTGCTCTTTAATATCCAGCATGTGCAGGGCAGCCATCTTCCTTGCAAGAACATAGGAGAGTGCTCGACGGCCCTGGGCCACAGCGATGtggaggaagctgcaggaaagaGGGGCAACAGAGTTACACCACCAGACATAAACCAGGGCTCAGGACAGCAGAGAACCAAAGGTATAGAAAGGGTGTTATGCTGCCAGCTTCAGACCTCCTCTGTGTAACTAAGACAGGAACATGGCTATTTTCTTACCAGGGCAAATTAAAGCACCTGAATCAGAATGTTTTCCTCCCCATTTAGCCAGGTCTAACAGTAAGCACCCGAAATTAGAAAATACGTCTGCTCAAGggtgctggagctctgcctAGCAGCCATCAGCAACACCACACCTTTCACTTGATCAGCCAAACCACTGCACTTGTGACACAAACACTGCTATTGAACTGCTTTCACTATAACCCACGGTCtgccaaaacccaaacagaaacaTTCCCCAGCCTCCCACAGAAGAAACACCGAGATAAACGGCACTCACGTGTCTCCATCGGCATCCTTTGCAAGGAACTGGTCTTGAGAGATGTTAGCCAGCTTGTTCTCCTCCTGTTCCACCTGCCACTGAAAAAACGACTTGCCCAGCTGTGTTGTGCTTCTGGCAACGTTTTGGTCAGGCAGAGGGACATTCAGAGTGGCCAAAGAGACGCTGCGCTCCAGACTGCCACAGAGGCTGCTGAAGTTTGGGCCGTGAGGGGCAACCTCGGCCTGCTGGTGGGCACTGCTCAGCGGCTGCAGGGGACTGGACATGCTGTCTGAGCCCTCCGAGTCGTTCAAGAGGGAGGAGAAGCTCTGCGGCGGGCAGTACTGCAGCTCATGGCTCCCAAAGGTGCTCTGCTGGTAGGCAGGAGACTGCTCGCTGGCAGCAAAGGGCCTGTAGTCCAGGGAGGCATCTGAAGGGTAACTCTGTGACAGATCTTGGTTCTGGGACGCAGGGAACTGGTAATGCTGTGGTGGATCGAGCACGTGCTGGCTGATGTGGTCTTGGAATGCTTGGTACTTCTGGGATGGGGAGAAAGCCTGTGTTCCTGGGCCATCCTGGTACTGCTCAGCAGGCGAGCTGTGGCTGGAGACTGAGTGCAGCCAGCTCACCTGCACCGTGTTCAGAGAAATGGGGCTCGACTCATTCTTGATGTTGATAATGTTCTGAAGCAGATCAGAACCGCTGTCGTGCTTTGGGTCACTTTTGTGTGCCTCCTCCATGCTATCCATAGAAGTTGGTGTCTGGGGTGGTGTCTGACGGGGGGGAAAAAGAATGCAAATCAAAACAAGCCCCAGGAAATTTGAGGTGTACTTGTATCTGGTAGCTTCTGATGATacaaagcaaactgaaaaataaaggcacagaaaaaatgACTACAAACTTACCAGGAGATGAGGGTGAACGTTTGCTTGGCGTTTGAAAGAAGGTCCATCAGAAAGGAGTTCATGAGCCTTTCTTTTGCCACTGTGGCCCAGTATGCTCTTCAGTTCTgatgaaaagaagagaaatttagAATCCATCTGAAGTTActcttaaaatttattttaaatgttactgCAGGgtatgtattaaaaaatggtGTACCTGTGTATGGCTCATAGTTCACCAATCCTCCTTGTGCCTGTtaagaaaaacccaaatttttctgttattataATGTTATTTCTGGggggaaataaacaaaaacaaacaaataaagggaaaaaaaaaacaatccacccccaa
It encodes the following:
- the NFKBIZ gene encoding NF-kappa-B inhibitor zeta; its protein translation is MIVESSRDAAPDGGDGGALSSPINLAYFYGASPHSSEGSCSPAHSSAPGSPGSDSDLSVSSRGGGRRDPRGGPRPALQVEQHMGGGKQHRGPFQGVRVKNSVKELLLHFRSSKQMSSGPAAEESKAQGGLVNYEPYTELKSILGHSGKRKAHELLSDGPSFKRQANVHPHLLTPPQTPTSMDSMEEAHKSDPKHDSGSDLLQNIINIKNESSPISLNTVQVSWLHSVSSHSSPAEQYQDGPGTQAFSPSQKYQAFQDHISQHVLDPPQHYQFPASQNQDLSQSYPSDASLDYRPFAASEQSPAYQQSTFGSHELQYCPPQSFSSLLNDSEGSDSMSSPLQPLSSAHQQAEVAPHGPNFSSLCGSLERSVSLATLNVPLPDQNVARSTTQLGKSFFQWQVEQEENKLANISQDQFLAKDADGDTFLHIAVAQGRRALSYVLARKMAALHMLDIKEHNGQSAFQVAVAANQHLIVQDLVSLGAQVNTTDCWGRTPLHVCAEKGHAQVLQAIQKGAMGSNQYVDLEATNYDGLTALHCAVLAHNAVLHELQNCQPPHSPEVQELLLRNKSLVETIKILIQMGASVEAKDRKSGRSALHLAAEEANLELIRLFLELPNCLSFVNAKAYNGNTALHVAASLQYRVSQLDAVRLLMRKGADPSARNLENEQPVHLVPDGPVGEQIRRILKGKAIQQRVSPF